A stretch of Ipomoea triloba cultivar NCNSP0323 chromosome 11, ASM357664v1 DNA encodes these proteins:
- the LOC115996760 gene encoding AP-3 complex subunit delta, protein MAGTSLMESLFQRSLDDLIKGIRLFSGGAGESGFISKAVDEIRREIKSTDPQTKATALQKLTYLHSIHGVDMSWAAFHAIELSSSQSFLYKRIAYLAATLSFDPSTTDVILLLTHQLRKDLSSSNHHEVSLALLALSSISTPDLARDLTPELFALLNSNKFFIRKKAIATVLRVFELYPDSVRVCFKRLVENFECSDPGVVSAVVGVFCELATKEPRSYLPLAPEFYKLLVDSRNNWILIKVLKIFAQLAPLEPRLAKRLVDPICDHLRRTGAKSLAFECIRTIMSSLSEFESAMKLAVEKLAEFMVDDDPNLKYLGLQALTTIVPKHSWAVLENKEFVIRSLNDADVNIKLEALRLVMAMVSEDNVVEICRVLINYALKSDPEFCNEILGSILSTCSRNVYEIVIDFDWYVSLLGEMSRIPHCQKGEEIENQLVDISMRVRDARPQLVRVGRNLLIDPALLGNQFMHPILSAAAWVSGEYVQFSKNPCELIEALLQPRTNLLPPSVRAVYIQSVLKVLTFCTGYYLFSDQSTSSATSGVTQVMPDKTENSNLAINASPVGSEIDEGFYPRILHRPAGDVSVENFEDMIVAHEQMSVKNLKAGLFSEESIINLFNLAEAALRPLVGSHEVDIQERVRNILGLVELLQEELPGCLPKREGDSERGELKAQEIIKLMRGAFSEELGPVSVISQERVPLPDGLVLNENLRDLEAICGDILLPISGSFSLCKQHPVEKIDTLFDRQGSEESSELTTESTSLLAEHRKRHGLYYLPSQKKETVSDDYPPANDPCMGDADNTEDLIKLTEQSFLPKRKPNQAKPRPVVVKLDDVDGTHFPAKKHDSKDDLISGAIRDVLLGNDDVASTSRSKKPEKSSSKRREKNKSTRDKPSELIDNSANIKSSEEVGSGRTKHRSHGKEGKNKSKDRGEHNQGEKQHSHGRHKSRHRADRATFMEAQSSVIPDFLL, encoded by the coding sequence ATGGCGGGTACGTCACTGATGGAATCCCTCTTCCAGCGCTCTTTGGATGACCTAATCAAGGGCATCCGCCTCTTCAGCGGCGGAGCCGGCGAATCGGGGTTTATATCCAAGGCCGTCGACGAGATCCGCCGCGAGATCAAGTCAACTGATCCTCAGACCAAGGCGACGGCGCTCCAGAAGCTGACCTACCTCCACTCCATCCACGGCGTCGACATGTCATGGGCGGCTTTCCACGCCATCGAGCTCTCCTCTTCCCAATCTTTCCTCTACAAGCGCATCGCCTACCTCGCCGCTACTCTCTCCTTCGATCCCTCCACCACTGACGTCATCCTCCTCCTCACTCACCAGCTCCGCAAGGACCTCTCCTCCTCTAATCATCACGAGGTTAGTCTGGCCCTCCTTGCTCTCTCTTCCATTTCCACTCCCGACTTGGCCCGCGATTTGACCCCTGAACTCTTCGCTTTACTCAATAGCAACAAATTTTTCATAAGAAAGAAAGCTATTGCGACTGTATTGAGAGTATTCGAGCTATATCCGGATTCTGTCCGGGTCTGTTTCAAGAGATTGGTTGAGAATTTTGAGTGTTCTGATCCGGGTGTGGTTTCTGCTGTTGTGGGTGTTTTCTGTGAACTAGCTACTAAAGAACCTAGATCGTACTTACCATTGGCGCCGGAGTTTTATAAGCTTTTAGTGGATTCTAGGAACAATTGGATATTGATTAAGGTTTTAAAGATTTTTGCCCAGTTGGCACCTTTGGAGCCAAGGTTGGCGAAGAGGCTAGTGGATCCGATTTGCGATCATTTGAGGAGGACAGGTGCTAAGTCACTGGCTTTTGAGTGTATTAGGACTATAATGAGTAGTCTGAGTGAGTTTGAATCTGCCATGAAGCTTGCAGTTGAGAAATTAGCTGAATTCATGGTAGATGATGATCCGAATCTTAAGTATCTTGGACTGCAGGCACTCACAACCATCGTGCCTAAGCATTCGTGGGCAGTTTTGGAGAACAAGGAGTTTGTGATCAGGTCTCTGAATGATGCTGATGTGAACATTAAGCTTGAAGCTTTAAGGCTTGTGATGGCTATGGTGTCAGAGGATAATGTGGTTGAAATTTGCAGGGTTTTGATTAATTATGCTCTCAAGTCGGATCCAGAATTCTGTAATGAGATTCTAGGGTCCATCTTGTCTACCTGTTCAAGAAATGTCTATGAGATAGTTATTGACTTCGATTGGTATGTGTCACTTCTTGGGGAAATGTCAAGGATTCCACATTGTCAGAAGGGGGAAGAAATCGAGAATCAGCTTGTAGATATTAGTATGAGGGTCAGAGATGCTAGACCACAGCTTGTTCGTGTTGGGCGTAATCTGCTGATTGATCCTGCATTGCTTGGAAACCAATTCATGCACCCTATTCTATCCGCTGCTGCTTGGGTGTCAGGCGAGTATGTTCAATTCTCAAAAAATCCATGTGAACTTATTGAAGCATTGCTACAACCACGCACTAATCTCCTACCACCATCAGTAAGAGCTGTATATATCCAGTCTGTGCTCAAGGTGTTAACCTTTTGTACTGGTTACTATCTCTTCTCTGATCAGTCTACTTCTTCTGCTACTTCTGGAGTAACACAAGTGATGCCAGATAAAACAGAAAATTCCAATTTAGCCATTAATGCTTCACCTGTTGGTAGTGAAATAGATGAGGGATTCTATCCAAGGATTTTACATCGGCCAGCTGGAGATGTTTCTGTGGAAAATTTTGAGGATATGATTGTTGCTCATGAACAGATGTCAGTTAAGAACTTGAAGGCAGGCTTATTTTCAGAAGAATCTATTATAAACCTTTTCAATCTTGCAGAAGCAGCTTTGCGCCCATTAGTAGGAAGTCATGAGGTGGATATACAAGAGAGGGTAAGGAATATTTTAGGGTTGGTTGAATTGCTACAGGAAGAACTTCCTGGTTGCTTGCCCAAGAGGGAAGGTGATAGTGAAAGGGGAGAACTAAAGGCTCAAGAAATTATCAAACTAATGCGTGGTGCATTTTCAGAGGAACTTGGTCCAGTTTCTGTGATTTCTCAGGAAAGGGTACCTTTACCAGATGGCCTAGTTCTTAATGAAAATCTCAGAGACTTGGAAGCAATATGTGGTGATATTCTGTTGCCCATATCTGGTTCATTTTCCCTTTGCAAACAACATCCTGTTGAAAAGATTGATACTCTTTTTGATCGCCAAGGCAGTGAGGAATCATCTGAACTAACGACTGAGTCGACATCTCTACTTGCTGAGCATCGGAAGAGGCATGGCCTGTATTACTTACCTTCACAGAAAAAGGAAACAGTATCTGATGACTACCCTCCTGCTAATGATCCTTGCATGGGAGATGCTGACAATACTGAGGATCTTatcaagctaacagagcaatcTTTTCTGCCAAAGAGGAAGCCAAACCAAGCAAAGCCTAGACCTGTGGTTGTAAAATTGGATGATGTTGATGGAACACATTTTCCTGCCAAGAAGCATGATTCAAAAGATGATTTGATCTCAGGTGCCATTCGAGATGTTCTTTTAGGCAATGACGATGTAGCATCTACATCACGGAGTAAGAAGCCTGAGAAGTCATCAAGTAAGAGAAGGGAGAAGAATAAGTCAACTAGAGATAAACCCTCAGAACTAATTGATAATTCGGCCAATATCAAGAGCTCAGAGGAAGTTGGTTCAGGAAGGACCAAGCACCGTAGCCATGGTAAAGAGGGGAAAAATAAAAGTAAGGACAGAGGTGAACATAATCAAGGAGAGAAGCAACACAGCCATGGTAGGCACAAATCCCGACACAGAGCGGATAGGGCTACATTTATGGAAGCTCAATCATCAGTAATTCCTGATTTTCTTTTGTAG